The DNA region NNNNNNNNNNNNNNNNNNNNNNNNNNNNNNNNNNNNNNNNNNNNNNNNNNNNNNNNNNNNNNNNNNNNNNNNNNNNNNNNNNNNNNNNNNNNNNNNNNNNNNNNNNNNNNNNNNNNNNNNNNNNNNNNNNNNNNNNNNNNNNNNNNNNNNNNNNNNNNNNNNNNNNNNNNNNNNNNNNNNNNNNNNNNNNNNNNNNNNNNNNNNNNNNNNNNNNNNNNNNNNNNNNNNNNNNNNNNNNNNNNNNNNNNNNNNNNNNNNNNNNNNNNNNNNNNNNNNNNNNNNNNNNNNNNNNNNNNNNNNNNNNNNNNNNNNNNNNNNNNNNNNNNNNNNNNNNNNNNNNNNNNNNNNNNNNNNNNNNNNNNNNNNNNNNNNNNNNNNNNNNNNNNNNNNNNNNNNNNNNNNNNNNNNNNNNNNNNNNNNNNNNNNNNNNNNNNNNNNNNNNNNNNNNNNNNNNNNNNNNNNNNNNNNNNNNNNNNNNNNNNNNNNNNNNNNNNNNNNNNNNNNNNNNNNNNNNNNNNNNNNNNNNNNNNNNNNNNNNNNNNNNNNNNNNNNNNNNNNNNNNNNNNNNNNNNNNNNNNNNNNNNNNNNNNNNNNNNNNNNNNNNNNNNNNNNNNNNNNNNNNNNNNNNNNNNNNNNNNNNNNNNNNNNNNNNNNNNNNNNNNNNNNNNNNNNNNNNNNNNNNNNNNNNNNNNNNNNNNNNNNNNNNNNNNNNNNNNNNNNNNNNNNNNNNNNNNNNNNNNNNNNNNNNNNNNNNNNNNNNNNNNNNNNNNNNNNNNNNNNNNNNNNNNNNNNNNNNNNNNNNNNNNNNNNNNNNNNNNNNNNNNNNNNNNNNNNNNNNNNNNNNNNNNNNNNNNNNNNNNNNNNNNNNNNNNNNNNNNNNNNNNNNNNNNNNNNNNNNNNNNNNNNNNNNNNNNNNNNNNNNNNNNNNNNNNNNNNNNNNNNNNNNNNNNNNNNNNNNNNNNNNNNNNNNNNNNNNNNNNNNNNNNNNNNNNNNNNNNNNNNNNNNNNNNNNNNNNNNNNNNNNNNNNNNNNNNNNNNNNNNNNNNNNNNNNNNNNNNNNNNNNNNNNNNNNNNNNNNNNNNNNNNNNNNNNNNNNNNNNNNNNNNNNNNNNNNNNNNNNNNNNNNNNNNNNNNNNNNNNNNNNNNNNNNNNNNNNNNNNNNNNNNNNNNNNNNNNNNNNNNNNNNNNNNNNNNNNNNNNNNNNNNNNNNNNNNNNNNNNNNNNNNNNNNNNNNNNNNNNNNNNNNNNNNNNNNNNNNNNNNNNNNNNNNNNNNNNNNNNNNNNNNNNNNNNNNNNNNNNNNNNNNNNNNNNNNNNNNNNNNNNNNNNNNNNNNNNNNNNNNNNNNNNNNNNNNNNNNNNNNNNNNNNNNNNNNNNNNNNNNNNNNNNNNNNNNNNNNNNNNNNNNNNNNNNNNNNNNNNNNNNNNNNNNNNNNNNNNNNNNNNNNNNNNNNNNNNNNNNNNNNNNNNNNNNNNNNNNNNNNNNNNNNNNNNNNNNNNNNNNNNNNNNNNNNNNNNNNNNNNNNNNNNNNNNNNNNNNNNNNNNNNNNNNNNNNNNNNNNNNNNNNNNNNNNNNNNNNNNNNNNNNNNNNNNNNNNNNNNNNNNNNNNNNNNNNNNNNNNNNNNNNNNNNNNNNNNNNNNNNNNNNNNNNNNNNNNNNNNNNNNNNNNNNNNNNNNNNNNNNNNNNNNNNNNNNNNNNNNNNNNNNNNNNNNNNNNNNNNNNNNNNNNNNNNNNNNNNNNNNNNNNNNNNNNNNNNNNNNNNNNNNNNNNNNNNNNNNNNNNNNNNNNNNNNNNNNNNNNNNNNNNNNNNNNNNNNNNNNNNNNNNNNNNNNNNNNNNNNNNNNNNNNNNNNNNNNNNNNNNNNNNNNNNNNNNNNNNNNNNNNNNNNNNNNNNNNNNNNNNNNNNNNNNNNNNNNNNNNNNNNNNNNNNNNNNNNNNNNNNNNNNNNNNNNNNNNNNNNNNNNNNNNNNNNNNNNNNNNNNNNNNNNNNNNNNNNNNNNNNNNNNNNNNNNNNNNNNNNNNNNNNNNNNNNNNNNNNNNNNNNNNNNNNNNNNNNNNNNNNNNNNNNNNNNNNNNNNNNNNNNNNNNNNNNNNNNNNNNNNNNNNNNNNNNNNNNNNNNNNNNNNNNNNNNNNNNNNNNNNNNNNNNNNNNNNNNNNNNNNNNNNNNNNNNNNNNNNNNNNNNNNNNNNNNNNNNNNNNNNNNNNNNNNNNNNNNNNNNNNNNNNNNNNNNNNNNNNNNNNNNNNNNNNNNNNNNNNNNNNNNNNNNNNNNNNNNNNNNNNNNNNNNNNNNNNNNNNNNNNNNNNNNNNNNNNNNNNNNNNNNNNNNNNNNNNNNNNNNNNNNNNNNNNNNNNNNNNNNNNNNNNNNNNNNNNNNNNNNNNNNNNNNNNNNNNNNNNNNNNNNNNNNNNNNNNNNNNNNNNNNNNNNNNNNNNNNNNNNNNNNNNNNNNNNNNNNNNNNNNNNNNNNNNNNNNNNNNNNNNNNNNNNNNNNNNNNNNNNNNNNNNNNNNNNNNNNNNNNNNNNNNNNNNNNNNNNNNNNNNNNNNNNNNNNNNNNNNNNNNNNNNNNNNNNNNNNNNNNNNNNNNNNNNNNNNNNNNNNNNNNNNNNNNNNNNNNNNNNNNNNNNNNNNNNNNNNNNNNNNNNNNNNNNNNNNNNNNNNNNNNNNNNNNNNNNNNNNNNNNNNNNNNNNNNNNNNNNNNNNNNNNNNNNNNNNNNNNNNNNNNNNNNNNNNNNNNNNNNNNNNNNNNNNNNNNNNNNNNNNNNNNNNNNNNNNNNNNNNNNNNNNNNNNNNNNNNNNNNNNNNNNNNNNNNNNNNNNNNNNNNNNNNNNNNNNNNNNNNNNNNNNNNNNNNNNNNNNNNNNNNNNNNNNNNNNNNNNNNNNNNNNNNNNNNNNNNNNNNNNNNNNNNNNNNNNNNNNNNNNNNNNNNNNNNNNNNNNNNNNNNNNNNNNNNNNNNNNNNNNNNNNNNNNNNNNNNNNNNNNNNNNNNNNNNNNNNNNNNNNNNNNNNNNNNNNNNNNNNNNNNNNNNNNNNNNNNNNNNNNNNNNNNNNNNNNNNNNNNNNNNNNNNNNNNNNNNNNNNNNNNNNNNNNNNNNNNNNNNNNNNNNNNNNNNNNNNNNNNNNNNNNNNNNNNNNNNNNNNNNNNNNNNNNNNNNNNNNNNNNNNNNNNNNNNNNNNNNNNNNNNNNNNNNNNNNNNNNNNNNNNNNNNNNNNNNNNNNNNNNNNNNNNNNNNNNNNNNNNNNNNNNNNNNNNNNNNNNNNNNNNNNNNNNNNNNNNNNNNNNNNNNNNNNNNNNNNNNNNNNNNNNNNNNNNNNNNNNNNNNNNNNNNNNNNNNNNNNNNNNNNNNNNNNNNNNNNNNNNNNNNNNNNNNNNNNNNNNNNNNNNNNNNNNNNNNNNNNNNNNNNNNNNNNNNNNNNNNNNNNNNNNNNNNNNNNNNNNNNNNNNNNNNNNNNNNNNNNNNNNNNNNNNNNNNNNNNNNNNNNNNNNNNNNNNNNNNNNNNNNNNNNNNNNNNNNNNNNNNNNNNNNNNNNNNNNNNNNNNNNNNNNNNNNNNNNNNNNNNNNNNNNNNNNNNNNNNNNNNNNNNNNNNNNNNNNNNNNNNNNNNNNNNNNNNNNNNNNNNNNNNNNNNNNNNNNNNNNNNNNNNNNNNNNNNNNNNNNNNNNNNNNNNNNNNNNNNNNNNNNNNNNNNNNNNNNNNNNNNNNNNNNNNNNNNNNNNNNNNNNNNNNNNNNNNNNNNNNNNNNNNNNNNNNNNNNNNNNNNNNNNNNNNNNNNNNNNNNNNNNNNNNNNNNNNNNNNNNNNNNNNNNNNNNNNNNNNNNNNNNNNNNNNNNNNNNNNNNNNNNNNNNNNNNNNNNNNNNNNNNNNNNNNNNNNNNNNNNNNNNNNNNNNNNNNNNNNNNNNNNNNNNNNNNNNNNNNNNNNNNNNNNNNNNNNNNNNNNNNNNNNNNNNNNNNNNNNNNNNNNNNNNNNNNNNNNNNNNNNNNNNNNNNNNNNNNNNNNNNNNNNNNNNNNNNNNNNNNNNNNNNNNNNNNNNNNNNNNNNNNNNNNNNNNNNNNNNNNNNNNNNNNNNNNNNNNNNNNNNNNNNNNNNNNNNNNNNNNNNNNNNNNNNNNNNNNNNNNNNNNNNNNNNNNNNNNNNNNNNNNNNNNNNNNNNNNNNNNNNNNNNNNNNNNNNNNNNNNNNNNNNNNNNNNNNNNNNNNNNNNNNNNNNNNNNNNNNNNNNNNNNNNNNNNNNNNNNNNNNNNNNNNNNNNNNNNNNNNNNNNNNNNNNNNNNNNNNNNNNNNNNNNNNNNNNNNNNNNNNNNNNNNNNNNNNNNNNNNNNNNNNNNNNNNNNNNNNNNNNNNNNNNNNNNNNNNNNNNNNNNNNNNNNNNNNNNNNNNNNNNNNNNNNNNNNNNNNNNNNNNNNNNNNNNNNNNNNNNNNNNNNNNNNNNNNNNNNNNNNNNNNNNNNNNNNNNNNNNNNNNNNNNNNNNNNNNNNNNNNNNNNNNNNNNNNNNNNNNNNNNNNNNNNNNNNNNNNNNNNNNNNNNNNNNNNNNNNNNNNNNNNNNNNNNNNNNNNNNNNNNNNNNNNNNNNNNNNNNNNNNNNNNNNNNNNNNNNNNNNNNNNNNNNNNNNNNNNNNNNNNNNNNNNNNNNNNNNNNNNNNNNNNNNNNNNNNNNNNNNNNNNNNNNNNNNNNNNNNNNNNNNNNNNNNNNNNNNNNNNNNNNNNNNNNNNNNNNNNNNNNNNNNNNNNNNNNNNNNNNNNNNNNNNNNNNNNNNNNNNNNNNNNNNNNNNNNNNNNNNNNNNNNNNNNNNNNNNNNNNNNNNNNNNNNNNNNNNNNNNNNNNNNNNNNNNNNNNNNNNNNNNNNtatgaataaataaaacgaCCATTAACGATTATGCAAGTTTAACCTGCCTGGCAATAAGATCGGTTGCAGCTGATGGTGAAACGCCTTCTCCGATGCCAACCTATGTGCAGTGAAAGTTGATAAGCATTGAATTTAAAGAATGAAGCAAACAGAATGTACAGGATAAAACAGAGGGAAACCATAAGAAGTGGTTCTCTTTTACGAGTAGTATCGCTCACCAAAATTCTTGATAAAATTAATCCAGGCATATATCCAGCAAGAAATGGAACGAGTGCAGTGGATAGCGACCAAGTCAGTACTCCGATCTCCAaaacttttctatttaaaaaaaaaacccgcaATGAGTATGACTCTTTTCGTAGCTTATTGTATGATCTACATAAACCGTGAAGAGTGCACACAGCATTTCAATTGATATGGCTACtaacaaataataatgaatggCAGCAAACGGTCTGAAGCTGCTACGTTTAATAAACAGAAAGATCAATGTTTCTATCGATATAACTCGCAGAATAGAACGTAAAAACAAGTTAAAAGCCAGTTGAGATTGCCAGGGAGAAACAAGGACATCAAGGGGCTTTTGGCAAACACCAGCCCAGATTTCAAGATTCAAGGTAAACATTAAGGAcccatttgatttttcttctttaaaaattaagcttcTTTACTAACATTTTTACTTCTAACCAtaacaaaattctaaaaagtGAAGAACCTTAAAACGGTATAGTTAGCTAAACttactttcaaaaatataagaccaaagaacaaaatcattatcaaAAGTGTCAAGGAACAAGGCATCTCAAACAAAAGCTTCAAATTCTCCCATAATCTTTTTAGGAAACGGTAAGATcgcacattggttggggaggagaacgaaacaccctttataagggtatggaaacctttccctaacagacgcgttttaaagccttgagaggaagcctgaacgggaaagcccaaagaagacaatatctgctggcggtgggcttgggtcattacaaatggtatcagagccagacaccgggcgatgtgccagcgaggaggctgtttcccaaaggggtagacacgaggaggtgtgccagtaaggacgctgggccccgaagggggtggatttggtgggggtccacatcgattggagaaaggaacaagtgttagcgaggacgctgggccctaaagggagatggattgtgagaatcccacgttggttggggaggagaccgaaacaccctttataagggtgtggaaacctttccctactcaaaagggaaagccctttacaagggtgtggaaacctttccctactcgaaagggaaagccctttacaagggtgtggaaacctttccctagtagacacgttttaaagccttgagggaaagctcgaaagaaaaagcccaaaaatgacaatatctaccggCGGTTGGCTTCAGCCGTTATAGAAACCCAATATCATAACCCAGCTTGAAACAATTATTCTAACTTTCACTTCAGCTAATGAATTCATTGATCAAGTAATCACCAAAAAATAAAGGGTTCATGAAGAAACGATAAACCTGCTAACATCGATACTTAAATACTGACCTCCCACCAAATATCTTGGCGAGCCACCCACCAGGCAACTGACTCAAAGCATAACCCCAAAAGAAAGATGACTGAACCAATCCAGCCACAGAAGAATTCCATCCAAACTGGTGCGACATTGGAATTATAGCAACGCTTAAATTCACCTGCCAAAAATCACAACAAACCCAACTATAAATCCCACGAAAACACCTAAAACAGACAAACCAtagagaaaaattgaaacccaAATTCAAAAAGTCACAAAAACAGAGGAACCCACCTTGTCCATGTTGCAAATAACGAAGGCAAGCGCCGTAGTACCTATCATTTTATATCTATCAGGAACGTTCTTCCACGGCGGCCAATTCGAATCAAAACCCACTTCATCAATCCCATTTCCAGAGCTCAAACCGTTTTCAAATTTCGAAATAGACTCAGTTTGCTCCGATTCATCGACTTTTAGCCCAGAAAGAACAGGGGGAAGTTCTTCGTTGCCcttaacattttctttctccttgaTGCTACAACGAACTCGGAGGCTTAATCGAAGGAGTTGGGGGTGAGAAACCAAGCGAGTGGCGGAAACCGAGTGGGAAATTGAACTGTGAGGGTTAGTGCGGTGAGGGAGAAAGGGGTTATTATGGGGTCGAATTGAGAATTTCGCCATTGGGGTTTAGAGGTTTGGGATTCGATTCTTCTGTTAGCGGGAagcggaagaagaagagacgTGGAGGGAAGT from Cucurbita pepo subsp. pepo cultivar mu-cu-16 unplaced genomic scaffold, ASM280686v2 Cp4.1_scaffold000662, whole genome shotgun sequence includes:
- the LOC111785710 gene encoding probable anion transporter 6, chloroplastic — encoded protein: MAKFSIRPHNNPFLPHRTNPHSSISHSVSATRLVSHPQLLRLSLRVRCSIKEKENVKGNEELPPVLSGLKVDESEQTESISKFENGLSSGNGIDEVGFDSNWPPWKNVPDRYKMIGTTALAFVICNMDKVNLSVAIIPMSHQFGWNSSVAGLVQSSFFWGYALSQLPGGWLAKIFGGRKVLEIGVLTWSLSTALVPFLAGYMPGLILSRILVGIGEGVSPSAATDLIARQVKLA